ATTTCGTTTGTTTGGAGCAAAGTGTTTTGTCATAGAATGGACAGTTGTCTTGCTGCGTTTTTGCTCGGATGCTTCTACTAATGAGGGGAATTGTTCAAATTCTGAACTGTAGAGCTGAAGCTTTGTCTTACTTGATGTCATTAGCCCATTAGCTACAAGTACTAATGGAATGGATGTTGATATTATTGTTTTCATTTGTGTGATGttgatcttttttaatttatggCTACCTAAGCTACCTAAGTCCTAAAAGGGATATTGGTTGCCACAACTCTACGGCTTTACTGATTGATGTATCCCTTTACTCGTTTGGGTGACATTTCTAACAAAAGAAGTCTGTATTTTCTATTCTGCTATTGACAGGTGATGCCTTGCATAGCTTAAGGACTAACTTAAATGATCCTAATAATGTTCTACAAAGTTGGGATCCCACTCTGGTCAACCCCTGCACTTGGTTTCATGTTACCTGCAACAATGACAACAGTGTTATCAGAGTGTAGGTTCACCTTTTCCTCCACTATATTTCATCAGTGACTTGCACCTATTCTGTATTTCCTAGTGAAAGTTTTTCTTCATTTGCAGTGATCTTGGAAATGCTGCACTATCAGGAACTTTGGTTCCGCAACTTGGCCAGCTCAAAAACTTGCAGTACCTGTAAGTTCTCTTCCTTTGCTGTGCCTTGAAATCCCATACCGATTTTGCATGTGGCGGAAGATTTTATTATCTTTCTAGGTGAAAACATTTCATGCATGATTGCTCATATAAGAAATATCCTGTTCAGAATACTTATTACATAGATGAAAATAAGGTTATGCTGCTGTGTTGCTCTGGTGAGGCATAATACATAGTACATCTTCCTGTCAAAATAAGTGACTGGCATATTCTGTCTTCAAATGGCGAGCCTGTCTTGTATAAAATGACAATGCTGTTGGCACTATTAACTGTGATGACATCATAGTAACATTCACCGCCTTCGTTAATCACTAATGACCTCAACCATTTACTGTGGCATGCCATAACTCAGTTACTTTGTTTTTAAAATATTAGTCACTGCCTtcatatattatttttaatgCAGGGAGCTCTACAGTAATAATATCAGCGGCATTATACCTAGTGAACTTGGGAATCTTACAAACTTGGTCAGTTTGGATTTGTACCTGAACAACTTCACTGGTTCGATACCAGATTCATTGGGGAAGCTATTGAAGCTGCGGTTCTTGTAAGATATCTGCACTGATTTTCCCTACTATTCACTAAAGTAAAACCTGTTAAGAGTAGGAATCTTTTGGCTTACGCACTGAATCTATCTGTCGTCGTTGGTTGCTTCATCCCATCTATATGTGTTGACCAAGTGAGATCTTCTATGATGTTGAGATTTCACTAGGCCACATACATGGTAGCTGGCTTGTTAAATGACTTAAATCACGATTTTGTTTACTCATGAATGAAGTTACTTTTTTCATTGAAGTTTTAAGAATGTAGCTGCATAGCCTCATTGGGTCCCATATTCCCATTGGAAGAAGTTAGATTTTCCAGGACAGATTTGCTATTCATGGCAGACTTGAGTGATTCCTTGTGTTTGAAAGTGACCCTTGCCGCATCTATATTGTATAGTTAGATTATTTATATCCAGCAATCTGTTTTTAATGTTTTAAGGTGTCTATCTCTATCATTTTGTTAGGTTTTTAACTTATTATAATTTCTAAGTTGTCTTATTTTTTGTATGAAATTGCCTGTGTATGTTTCTCATTTGACACATCTTTGAACTTTTGTGCGGGGCATAGGCGTCTTAACAACAACAGCCTTACTGGTTCAATTCCAAAATCATTAACTGCTATCACTGCACTCCAAGTTCTGTAAGTATTTATTTCTCAGTTTGCATAGTTAGTCTggttttaattagtaaatataACATGGAAATTAAATGTTTCTATTATCACAGGGATCTGTCAAATAACAATTTGTCTGGAGAAGTTCCATCAACTGGTTCCTTTTCATTATTCACCCCTATCAGGTAAAGCTATAATTTTAGCGGAAAATTTCATTTTTTTAAGCCATAATGCTTCTGCTATTCACACCTGTCTTCTTTTGCAGTTTTGCGAACAACCCTAATTTATGTGGTCCTGGCACTACAAAACCTTGTCCTGGTGCTCCTCCCttttctccacctcctccatacAACCCTACAACCCCTGCGCAATCACCAGGTGATTTATTCAGATTGTCCAGTGAAATCCTTGAGTTCAATAGGACCTTTCCTGTCTTGCTCTTTCATCCAAATGACATCCTAATTGGGATTTGTGTACCTCCAAAACAAGCATAATGCTTTCTAGGCTGGTGAGTGATAAGGAATAACTGCACTTTTTTCCTGAAAATTaagtttaaaaaaataattcgTAATAAGTAGCCAGATCCTAACAATTTGGTACTATGATTCTGTGCTGCACTATTAGTCAGTGACTCAGCGATATGTCTGTGTTGTACTGCTGTTAACTTGCTATAGTGGGATACTGGGATAGGACAGGAAGCTACATGACCTGTACCTCGTGTGATGCAGGGATGCAGCACAAGTCAATAACTACCGTCTTTTCTTTTGTCCTTATCTGCATTAGTATGTCAGTAATTAAGGGTATGGAACATATGGCTTTGCTGCTGACATCTTATTTCGTGCAGGAAGTAGCTCTTCCAGTACTGGAGCAATTGCTGGTGGAGTGGCTGCTGGCGCAGCCTTGCTGTTTGCTATTCCTGCAATTGGTTTTGCCTATTGGCGACGCAGGAAACCTCAAGAGCATTTCTTCGATGTACCTGGTAAGTATTCAACAGCAGGAGAATAATTTAGGCAATAACATTGAATCAACTTAATGTGAGATTTTGAATGTGGCAGCCGAGGAAGATCCAGAGGTGCATCTTGGCCAGCTTAAAAGATTTTCACTACGAGAATTACAAGTTGCAACAGATGGCTTCAGCAATAAGAACATTCTTGGAAGAGGTGGATTTGGCAAAGTCTACAAAGGACGGCTGGCAGATGGATCATTAGTTGCTGTTAAGAGACTAAAGGAAGAGCGCACGCCTGGTGGGGAATTACAGTTTCAAACAGAAGTTGAGATGATTAGTATGGCTGTACACAGAAATCTATTGCGTCTTCGTGGATTCTGTATGACACCAACAGAAAGGTTGCTTGTGTATCCATACATGGCTAATGGAAGTGTTGCATCACGTTTAAGaggtatttttattttctattataGTGCTGTTCACATACTTCATGTTACACCTCTCTAACAGCAGTATCAAACTCTGAAGTTTTAATTACTTTGGTTTTATTTTGTAGACCGGCCACCAGCTGAACCTCCGCTAGAttggcaaacaagaagaaggatTGCATTGGGTTCTGCTAGGGGCCTGTCTTATTTACATGATCATTGTGATCCAAAGATTATTCATCGTGATGTCAAAGCTGCAAATATTTTGTTAGATGAAGACTTCGAAGCTGTGGTGGGGGATTTTGGTTTGGCCAAACTAATGGATTACAAGGATACCCATGTAACTACTGCTGTTCGTGGAACGATTGGGCACATTGCACCTGAATACCTTTCAACAGGAAAATCCTCTGAGAAAACTGATGTATTTGGCTATGGAATTACGCTTTTAGAGCTTATTACAGGACAACGTGCCTTTGATCTAGCTCGCCttgctaatgatgatgatgtcATGCTTCTTGACTGGGTAATTAACTAAGCCATTTCCTTTGTTCAGATTGCAACCTAAATGTTCGTGCCTTTTTGTGGCTTCAATACTATGTAGGGGTAGGTGGTCGCTTTTTCCTATGCAATCATTAAAAATTTGCTAATCGTTTCATCCAATGACAAATAGAGCTTTGATAATGTCTAAGAAATAAACATTTTAACTGAATTGGTGCATTGTGACAGGCTGACAGCTAAAACAAGTAGAGTGGCATGCTCCTGTCTCTGAAATTTCTTATATTTGCATTCTTTTGATATGACCTGACTTGGCTAGCAAATTAATTAACATTGTGTTCGTGTTCATTTGCTTTGTGCaggtcaaaggattgctcaaggaGAAGAAACTGGAGAGTCTGGTcgatttagatctagagcacacCTACATCGATGTTGAGGTGGAATCTCTAATCCAGGTCGCGCTCCTCTGCACTCAGAGCAACCCCTCGGAGCGTCCTAAGATGTCAGAGGTTGTGAGGATGCTCGAAGGCGATGGTCTCGCCGAGAGGTGGG
This window of the Sorghum bicolor cultivar BTx623 chromosome 7, Sorghum_bicolor_NCBIv3, whole genome shotgun sequence genome carries:
- the LOC8080895 gene encoding LRR receptor kinase BAK1, with translation MAAAEASRRRRWALWALLLLRLLHPAALVLANTEGDALHSLRTNLNDPNNVLQSWDPTLVNPCTWFHVTCNNDNSVIRVDLGNAALSGTLVPQLGQLKNLQYLELYSNNISGIIPSELGNLTNLVSLDLYLNNFTGSIPDSLGKLLKLRFLRLNNNSLTGSIPKSLTAITALQVLDLSNNNLSGEVPSTGSFSLFTPISFANNPNLCGPGTTKPCPGAPPFSPPPPYNPTTPAQSPGSSSSSTGAIAGGVAAGAALLFAIPAIGFAYWRRRKPQEHFFDVPAEEDPEVHLGQLKRFSLRELQVATDGFSNKNILGRGGFGKVYKGRLADGSLVAVKRLKEERTPGGELQFQTEVEMISMAVHRNLLRLRGFCMTPTERLLVYPYMANGSVASRLRDRPPAEPPLDWQTRRRIALGSARGLSYLHDHCDPKIIHRDVKAANILLDEDFEAVVGDFGLAKLMDYKDTHVTTAVRGTIGHIAPEYLSTGKSSEKTDVFGYGITLLELITGQRAFDLARLANDDDVMLLDWVKGLLKEKKLESLVDLDLEHTYIDVEVESLIQVALLCTQSNPSERPKMSEVVRMLEGDGLAERWEEWQKVEVVRQEVELGPHRTSEWILDSTDNLHAEQLSGPR